In the genome of Cronobacter malonaticus LMG 23826, one region contains:
- a CDS encoding YfeC-like transcriptional regulator: MVKDRMTPDELAHYTGYSRQTINKWVRREGWHTSPKPGVQGGKARVIHVDEAVLTFIRSARRVSDNVAPYTASVDAPLENLLLNSLKEMSQSEQKQLTSLLLREGIAGLLQRLDIRHTD, translated from the coding sequence ATGGTCAAGGATCGAATGACCCCGGACGAGCTGGCGCACTACACCGGATACAGCCGCCAGACGATCAATAAGTGGGTGCGAAGAGAAGGCTGGCATACATCGCCCAAGCCTGGCGTGCAGGGTGGTAAAGCGCGCGTGATTCATGTTGATGAAGCAGTGCTGACATTTATCCGCAGCGCCCGCCGCGTCTCTGACAACGTGGCCCCTTATACGGCCTCTGTCGATGCGCCGCTGGAGAATCTGCTGCTGAACTCCCTGAAAGAGATGAGCCAATCAGAGCAAAAGCAGCTGACCTCATTACTGCTGCGCGAAGGCATTGCTGGCCTGTTGCAGCGTCTGGATATTCGCCATACGGATTAA
- a CDS encoding EAL domain-containing protein: MNYRQGLRKSGIALLLCVLLLPLARLLSPKAIVDGEGIYLTFLPLSLTLAMIYLFGRYALLPLAVTFLFFYGWFFPLNSSQLLAFIASFLLPVIAACAIFRAVKGPRWRFAIARHSTGLRLFLLGLLVPCLIKILMIISGYWFDYPEVIASYFGESTSFYSIVTVQGLMAASVIFVDIFYYPVRMALSPVFTRALWRRCIIPLLAPEKKLLAAGWFAAMFILLTLFLLPVKLFLISIYTLPAIFVLFTSGIFLIGPVLITLLWSFSLLLLLGNTDSFLPTEKNGFLLAFMLSGFIAFTVSMRFMTVIFNKNEWMKRQYRMLALTDPLTRLPNLRALERHLQNVSGGALCCLRVTNLEFLSRHYGLMMRIQCKKEVTTLLLPWLNAGEKVFQLPDSDLLIYLAGPEPQDRLRHMVDLLNSKRIQWNGAQLDLDYGAAWALVHQAQAPDELYRTIGQLSYLAEVAGPGEPVVALESRGPGLSGQTSEPVLMLQKVKQALSQDGVTLFAQPIRNAQGEGYAEILARLECDGELIMPAKFIPLIARFNLSARFDMPVLEKLLKYLHAHPQTRPGARFSVNLMPLTLEQQGIAQQAIALFERYRVPVSAVILEVTEEQALSGSENTVQNIALLQARGFCIAIDDFGTGYANFERLKNLQADIIKIDGCFIRNVVSNTFDALVVKSICDLAKARSLTVVAEFVETTAQRDLLFALGVEYIQGYLPGRPERLEHEA, translated from the coding sequence ATGAATTATCGTCAGGGTTTGCGTAAGTCAGGCATCGCGTTATTGCTTTGCGTCCTGTTGTTGCCGCTAGCGCGCCTGTTATCGCCAAAGGCTATTGTCGATGGCGAAGGAATATATTTAACATTTTTACCGCTCAGCCTGACGCTGGCGATGATTTATCTTTTCGGCCGCTATGCGCTACTTCCCCTGGCTGTTACTTTTTTATTTTTCTATGGCTGGTTTTTTCCGTTAAATAGCTCACAACTGCTGGCTTTTATTGCCAGCTTTTTATTACCCGTGATTGCAGCCTGCGCTATTTTTCGGGCGGTAAAAGGCCCGCGCTGGAGATTTGCCATAGCTCGTCACAGCACAGGGTTGCGGCTGTTTCTGCTTGGTTTGCTGGTACCCTGTCTGATTAAGATTTTGATGATTATCTCTGGGTACTGGTTTGATTATCCTGAAGTTATCGCGTCTTATTTCGGTGAGAGCACCTCATTTTACAGCATTGTCACCGTCCAGGGGTTAATGGCGGCTTCGGTGATTTTCGTCGATATATTTTATTATCCCGTCCGTATGGCGTTAAGCCCTGTATTCACCCGCGCGTTATGGCGTCGATGCATTATTCCGCTGCTGGCACCCGAAAAGAAACTGCTGGCCGCAGGCTGGTTTGCTGCGATGTTCATTCTGCTGACGCTCTTTCTGCTGCCGGTGAAACTCTTTTTAATTTCAATTTATACCCTGCCTGCCATTTTCGTTTTATTCACCAGCGGGATTTTTCTTATCGGGCCAGTGCTTATTACGCTGCTCTGGTCGTTTTCCTTATTATTATTGCTGGGCAACACCGATAGCTTTTTACCCACCGAAAAAAACGGTTTTTTACTGGCGTTTATGCTGTCTGGCTTTATCGCATTTACGGTTTCAATGCGTTTTATGACGGTCATTTTTAACAAGAATGAATGGATGAAACGGCAGTACCGTATGCTCGCATTAACCGACCCGCTCACCCGTCTGCCCAACCTGCGCGCCCTGGAGCGCCACCTGCAAAATGTTTCAGGCGGCGCGCTCTGCTGTCTGCGCGTGACCAACCTTGAGTTTCTGAGCCGCCACTACGGCCTGATGATGCGAATCCAGTGCAAAAAAGAGGTGACAACGCTGCTGCTGCCCTGGCTTAACGCAGGCGAGAAAGTCTTTCAGTTGCCCGACAGCGACCTGCTGATTTATCTGGCTGGCCCGGAGCCGCAGGACAGGCTGCGGCATATGGTGGATCTCCTGAACAGTAAACGTATCCAGTGGAACGGCGCGCAGCTCGATCTCGATTATGGCGCCGCCTGGGCGCTGGTGCATCAGGCGCAGGCACCCGATGAGCTATACCGCACCATCGGGCAACTCAGTTATCTGGCTGAAGTTGCCGGGCCGGGCGAGCCGGTCGTGGCGCTGGAGAGCCGTGGCCCAGGACTTTCCGGGCAAACCAGCGAGCCGGTGCTGATGCTGCAAAAGGTCAAACAGGCGCTCTCACAGGATGGCGTTACGCTTTTTGCGCAGCCGATACGCAATGCGCAGGGCGAGGGTTATGCAGAGATCCTGGCGCGTCTTGAGTGCGATGGCGAGCTTATTATGCCCGCGAAATTTATCCCGCTGATTGCCCGATTCAACCTCAGCGCCCGTTTCGATATGCCGGTGCTTGAGAAACTCCTGAAGTATCTGCATGCCCACCCGCAAACGCGCCCGGGGGCGCGTTTTTCCGTCAACCTGATGCCCTTAACGCTGGAACAGCAGGGCATCGCCCAGCAGGCTATTGCGTTGTTCGAGCGTTATCGGGTGCCGGTCAGCGCGGTGATTCTGGAGGTGACGGAAGAGCAGGCGCTCTCCGGGTCGGAAAACACGGTGCAAAACATCGCGCTGTTACAAGCGCGAGGATTTTGCATCGCTATTGATGATTTTGGCACTGGCTACGCCAACTTCGAGCGGCTTAAAAATTTACAGGCCGATATTATTAAAATCGACGGCTGTTTTATACGTAACGTGGTGAGTAATACCTTTGACGCGCTGGTGGTGAAGTCGATTTGCGATCTGGCGAAGGCGCGTTCGCTGACGGTAGTGGCGGAATTCGTTGAAACCACGGCGCAGCGCGATCTGCTCTTCGCGCTTGGGGTGGAATACATTCAGGGCTATCTGCCGGGGCGGCCAGAACGGCTTGAGCACGAGGCATAA
- a CDS encoding NupC/NupG family nucleoside CNT transporter, which yields MSRVLHFVLALAVVALLALLVSHDRKKIRLPYIGLLLVIEVLLAWFFLNSNIGLGFVKGFADMFEKLLGFANEGTNFVFGKMNDEGLAFFFLKVLCPIVFISALIGILQHIRVLPIVIRAIGTVLSKVNGMGKLESFNAVSSLILGQSENFIAYKDILGKMSRNRMYTMAATAMSTVSMSIVGAYMTMLKPQYVVAALILNMFSTFIVLSIINPYRVENEEDLQMSNLHEGQSFFEMLGEYILAGFKVAIIVAAMLIGFIALISGLNALFAAVLGISFQGILGYIFYPVAWVMGVPANEALQVGSIMATKLVSNEFVAMMDLQKLAGTISPRAEGILSVFLVSFANFSSIGIIAGAIKGLNEEQGNVVSRFGLKLVYGSTLVSVLSASIAALVL from the coding sequence ATGTCCCGCGTCCTTCATTTCGTTTTAGCGCTCGCCGTTGTAGCGCTGCTTGCTTTGCTGGTCAGCCACGACCGCAAAAAAATTCGTCTGCCTTATATTGGCCTGCTGCTGGTTATCGAAGTGCTGCTGGCCTGGTTCTTCCTTAATTCAAATATTGGCCTTGGCTTTGTTAAAGGCTTTGCCGATATGTTTGAAAAACTGCTCGGCTTTGCTAACGAAGGGACAAACTTTGTCTTCGGCAAAATGAACGATGAAGGTCTGGCCTTCTTCTTCCTGAAAGTGCTATGCCCTATCGTCTTTATCTCTGCGTTAATCGGTATTCTGCAACACATTCGCGTACTGCCGATTGTTATCCGGGCTATCGGTACGGTTCTCTCTAAAGTGAACGGTATGGGTAAACTGGAATCCTTTAACGCGGTAAGCTCGCTGATTCTGGGACAATCAGAAAACTTTATCGCCTATAAGGATATTCTCGGCAAGATGTCGCGCAACCGTATGTACACCATGGCCGCAACTGCGATGTCCACGGTGTCCATGTCTATCGTCGGCGCGTACATGACCATGCTGAAACCGCAGTACGTGGTGGCGGCGCTGATCCTGAACATGTTCAGTACCTTTATCGTCCTCTCCATCATCAACCCGTACCGCGTTGAAAATGAAGAAGATCTGCAGATGTCTAACCTGCATGAAGGTCAGAGCTTCTTCGAGATGCTGGGCGAGTACATTCTGGCAGGTTTCAAAGTGGCGATTATCGTGGCCGCGATGCTGATTGGCTTTATCGCGCTGATCTCCGGCCTGAACGCGCTGTTCGCCGCAGTGCTGGGCATCTCCTTCCAGGGCATTCTGGGTTACATCTTCTACCCGGTTGCCTGGGTGATGGGTGTGCCGGCTAACGAAGCGCTGCAGGTGGGCAGTATTATGGCGACCAAACTGGTCTCCAACGAATTCGTCGCGATGATGGATCTGCAGAAACTGGCGGGCACCATTTCTCCGCGCGCGGAAGGCATTCTGTCGGTGTTCCTGGTTTCCTTCGCAAACTTCTCGTCTATCGGCATTATCGCGGGCGCTATCAAAGGCCTGAACGAAGAGCAAGGCAACGTGGTCTCTCGTTTTGGCCTGAAGCTGGTGTACGGCTCTACGCTTGTGAGTGTGCTCTCCGCCTCTATCGCCGCACTCGTGCTGTAA
- a CDS encoding Nramp family divalent metal transporter, producing MNHSRVEQNRGRTARKLRLALMGPAFIAAIGYIDPGNFATNIQAGASFGYQLLWVVVWANLMAMLIQVLSAKLGIATGKNLAEQIRDHYPRPVVWFYWVQAEIIAMATDLAEFIGAAIGFKLILGVSLLQGAVLTGIATFLILMLQKRGQKPLEKVIGGLLLFVAAAYIVELFFSQPKLAELGKGMLIPNLPTSEAVFLAAGVLGATIMPHVIYLHSSLTQNLHDGSRKERYSATKWDVAIAMTIAGFVNLAMMATAAAAFHFSGHTKVAELDQAYLTLEPLLSHAAATIFGLSLVAAGLSSTVVGTLAGQVVMQGFVRFSIPLWVRRAVTMAPSFIVILMGLDPTRILVMSQVLLSFGIALALVPLLFFTSNKMLMGELVNTPWVKRTGWAIVVLVVALNIWLLVGTALGL from the coding sequence ATGAACCACAGTCGCGTTGAGCAAAATCGTGGCCGTACAGCGCGGAAGTTAAGGCTGGCGCTGATGGGGCCAGCTTTCATTGCTGCCATTGGCTATATCGATCCGGGTAACTTTGCGACCAACATTCAGGCAGGCGCGAGCTTCGGCTATCAATTGTTATGGGTCGTCGTCTGGGCGAACCTGATGGCGATGCTGATTCAGGTGCTCTCGGCCAAGCTTGGCATCGCCACCGGTAAAAACCTGGCGGAGCAGATCCGCGATCATTACCCGCGCCCGGTCGTCTGGTTTTACTGGGTACAGGCGGAGATCATCGCGATGGCGACCGATCTCGCGGAATTTATCGGCGCGGCGATAGGCTTTAAGCTGATCCTCGGCGTCTCGCTCCTGCAGGGCGCGGTGCTGACGGGTATCGCCACGTTTCTGATCCTGATGCTGCAAAAGCGCGGGCAAAAGCCGCTGGAGAAAGTGATCGGCGGGCTGCTGCTGTTTGTGGCGGCGGCGTATATTGTCGAGCTTTTCTTCTCGCAGCCGAAATTGGCGGAACTCGGTAAAGGGATGCTGATCCCAAACCTGCCGACATCCGAAGCGGTGTTCCTGGCCGCAGGCGTGCTGGGTGCGACCATCATGCCGCACGTTATCTATCTGCATTCGTCGCTCACGCAAAACCTGCATGACGGTTCTCGCAAAGAACGCTACTCGGCGACCAAATGGGACGTGGCGATCGCCATGACCATCGCCGGTTTTGTGAATCTGGCGATGATGGCGACCGCCGCGGCGGCGTTCCACTTCAGCGGACACACCAAAGTGGCGGAGCTCGATCAGGCGTACCTGACGCTCGAACCGCTGCTGAGCCACGCGGCGGCGACCATTTTTGGTTTAAGCCTGGTGGCGGCGGGGCTTTCCTCTACGGTTGTGGGCACGCTGGCCGGACAGGTAGTCATGCAGGGGTTTGTGCGCTTCAGCATTCCGCTCTGGGTGCGTCGCGCGGTCACCATGGCACCGTCGTTTATTGTCATTCTGATGGGCCTTGATCCGACGCGTATTCTGGTGATGAGCCAGGTGCTGCTGAGCTTTGGTATCGCGCTGGCGCTGGTGCCGCTGCTCTTTTTTACCAGCAACAAAATGTTGATGGGCGAACTGGTGAACACGCCATGGGTAAAACGTACAGGCTGGGCGATTGTCGTACTGGTGGTGGCACTCAATATCTGGCTGCTGGTGGGCACGGCGCTCGGATTATAG
- a CDS encoding DUF2502 domain-containing protein produces MFRSLILAAALLAGTAPLIASAGEITLLPSIKLQIGDRDNYGNYWDGGRWRDRDYWRNHYEWRGDRWWRHDNGRHRGWDKHRGWDDRRAYERGYREGWNDRDDHRGWGKHGRGHHH; encoded by the coding sequence ATGTTCAGGTCACTGATTCTTGCAGCAGCGTTACTGGCGGGCACCGCGCCGCTTATCGCCAGCGCTGGTGAAATCACCCTGTTGCCATCCATCAAATTACAAATTGGCGATCGCGACAATTACGGTAACTACTGGGACGGCGGCCGCTGGCGCGACCGCGACTACTGGCGTAACCATTACGAGTGGCGCGGCGACCGCTGGTGGCGTCATGACAATGGCCGTCATCGCGGCTGGGATAAGCATCGCGGCTGGGATGACCGCCGGGCGTATGAGCGCGGCTATCGTGAAGGCTGGAACGATCGCGACGACCATCGCGGCTGGGGTAAACATGGCCGCGGGCATCACCACTGA
- the mgrA gene encoding L-glyceraldehyde 3-phosphate reductase, with protein MIYQADPARYATMEYRRCGHSGLKLPAISLGLWHNFGDATLVETSRQLLRRSFDLGITHFDLANNYGPPPGSAESHFGRILKEDFLPYRDELIISTKAGYTMWDGPYGDWGSRKYLISSLDQSLKRMGLEYVDIFYHHRPDPETPLEETMRALDHIVRQGKALYVGISNYPADRAREAIDLLAQLGTPCVIHQPKYSMFERWVEDGLLDLLQEKGVGSIAFSPLAGGQLTDRYLNGIPADSRAASGSRFLNPDQITPEKLEKVRKLNDLAVKRGQKLSQMALAWVLRDEKVTSVLIGASKTSQIDDAVGMLAKRTFTAEERQAIEAILS; from the coding sequence ATGATTTATCAGGCAGATCCTGCGCGCTACGCCACGATGGAATACCGCCGCTGCGGACACAGCGGCCTGAAGCTTCCGGCCATTTCGCTCGGCCTGTGGCATAATTTCGGCGACGCCACACTGGTGGAGACCAGCCGCCAGCTTCTGCGCCGGTCGTTTGATCTCGGCATTACCCATTTTGATCTCGCTAATAATTACGGGCCGCCGCCGGGCTCCGCCGAAAGCCATTTTGGTCGCATTCTGAAAGAGGATTTTCTGCCGTACCGCGACGAGCTGATTATCTCCACCAAAGCGGGTTACACCATGTGGGACGGTCCTTACGGCGACTGGGGCTCGCGCAAATACCTGATTTCAAGCCTCGACCAGAGCCTGAAGCGCATGGGCCTGGAGTATGTCGATATTTTCTATCACCACCGCCCGGACCCGGAGACGCCGCTCGAAGAGACCATGCGCGCGCTGGATCATATTGTGCGTCAGGGTAAAGCGCTGTATGTCGGCATCTCTAACTACCCGGCGGATCGGGCGCGCGAGGCTATCGATCTGCTGGCGCAGCTTGGCACGCCGTGCGTTATCCACCAGCCCAAATATTCGATGTTTGAGCGCTGGGTGGAAGATGGCCTGTTGGATCTCTTGCAGGAAAAAGGCGTCGGCAGTATTGCGTTCTCGCCGCTGGCGGGCGGACAGCTGACGGACCGCTACCTGAACGGCATTCCGGCGGATTCGCGCGCCGCCAGCGGCAGCCGCTTCCTGAACCCGGACCAGATAACGCCCGAGAAACTCGAGAAAGTGCGCAAGCTAAACGATCTCGCGGTAAAGCGCGGGCAGAAGCTGTCACAGATGGCGCTCGCCTGGGTGCTGCGCGATGAGAAAGTGACGTCAGTGTTGATTGGTGCCAGCAAGACCAGCCAGATAGACGATGCGGTGGGAATGCTGGCGAAGCGCACCTTTACCGCAGAAGAGCGGCAGGCGATCGAGGCGATACTCTCATAG
- a CDS encoding alpha-keto acid decarboxylase family protein, with translation MPAYYCIADYLLDRLAGCGVKHLFGVPGDYNLLFLDNVIAHPRITWVGCANELNGAYAADGYARCNGIGALLTTYGVGELSALNAIAGSYAEAVPVLHIVGAPCQSAQRKGEVLHHTLGDGDFHHFMRIAREVTAAQGWLTPANACSEIDRVIAEMLRTRRPGYLVLPTDVASAPAVSPVNAITVSRPQGDDAQLAAFREAAQARFAKGGRVALLADFLAQRFGVQNALHQWLDDTPMPHSSLLMGKGVLDETTPGFTGTYSGAASDPAVCRAIEEADLVICVGVQFADTITAGFTQRLTRDQTIDVQPWATRVGDRWFSGIAMDQAVAILHDIARRHSARLAPPDITPPATKTAAAGALNQQNFWPLIEAFLQPGDIIAVDQGTAAFGAAALRLPAGCDFLVQPLWGSIGYALPAAFGAQTACPNRRVVLITGDGAAQLSIQEMGSMLRDGQAPVVIVLNNDGYTVERAIHGATQRYNDIAPWQWTKLPHALHAASQAQSWRVSDAAQLKEVLERLSRPERLSLIEVMLPRDDVPPLLDAVSRALEARNGAQDE, from the coding sequence ATGCCAGCTTACTATTGTATTGCTGATTATCTGCTGGACCGTCTGGCGGGATGTGGTGTTAAGCACCTGTTTGGCGTGCCTGGGGATTACAATCTGCTGTTCCTTGATAATGTCATCGCCCACCCGCGTATCACCTGGGTCGGCTGCGCGAATGAGCTAAACGGCGCTTACGCCGCCGATGGGTACGCCCGCTGCAACGGCATTGGCGCGCTGCTGACGACCTATGGCGTCGGCGAGCTCAGCGCGCTTAATGCTATTGCCGGTAGTTACGCTGAGGCGGTGCCGGTGCTGCATATCGTCGGCGCGCCGTGTCAGTCGGCGCAGCGTAAGGGCGAAGTGCTGCATCACACGCTGGGCGACGGCGATTTTCATCACTTTATGCGTATCGCCCGCGAAGTGACCGCCGCTCAGGGCTGGCTCACGCCCGCGAATGCCTGTAGCGAAATCGACAGGGTAATTGCTGAAATGCTGCGTACCCGCCGCCCCGGATATCTGGTGCTGCCCACCGACGTGGCAAGCGCGCCGGCGGTTTCGCCTGTAAACGCTATCACCGTATCGCGGCCACAGGGCGACGACGCGCAGCTGGCCGCGTTTCGCGAGGCGGCGCAGGCGCGCTTCGCCAAAGGCGGGCGCGTGGCGCTGCTGGCGGATTTCCTGGCGCAGCGCTTCGGCGTGCAAAACGCGCTGCATCAGTGGCTGGACGACACGCCAATGCCGCACAGCTCGCTGCTGATGGGCAAAGGCGTGCTGGATGAAACAACGCCTGGCTTTACGGGCACCTACAGCGGCGCGGCGAGCGATCCGGCGGTCTGCCGGGCGATAGAAGAGGCGGATCTGGTCATCTGCGTCGGCGTGCAGTTCGCCGATACCATCACCGCCGGGTTTACCCAGCGCCTGACGCGCGATCAGACCATTGACGTCCAGCCCTGGGCGACGCGCGTGGGCGACCGCTGGTTCAGCGGGATCGCGATGGATCAGGCGGTGGCGATTCTGCATGACATCGCCAGACGCCACAGCGCGCGGCTCGCGCCGCCAGACATCACGCCGCCTGCAACCAAAACCGCCGCCGCGGGCGCGCTTAACCAGCAAAACTTCTGGCCGCTGATTGAGGCATTTTTACAGCCCGGCGATATCATCGCCGTCGATCAGGGTACCGCCGCGTTTGGTGCCGCCGCGCTGCGTCTGCCCGCTGGCTGTGATTTTCTGGTGCAGCCGCTCTGGGGTTCGATAGGCTACGCCTTGCCCGCCGCGTTCGGCGCGCAGACCGCCTGCCCGAACCGCCGCGTGGTGCTGATCACCGGCGATGGCGCGGCGCAGCTCTCCATTCAGGAAATGGGTTCCATGCTGCGCGACGGCCAGGCGCCGGTGGTGATTGTGCTCAATAACGACGGCTACACGGTGGAGCGCGCCATCCACGGCGCGACGCAGCGTTATAACGACATCGCCCCGTGGCAGTGGACGAAACTGCCGCACGCGCTGCATGCCGCCAGCCAGGCGCAAAGCTGGCGCGTCAGCGACGCGGCGCAGCTAAAAGAGGTGCTGGAGCGTCTCTCGCGGCCCGAGCGGTTGTCGTTAATTGAGGTAATGCTGCCGCGCGACGATGTGCCGCCGCTACTCGATGCCGTCAGCCGTGCGCTGGAGGCCCGCAACGGCGCGCAGGACGAATAA
- the glk gene encoding glucokinase — MTKYALVGDVGGTNARLALCDVDSGEILKAKTYSGLDYPSLEAVVRVYLEEHNVTVTDGCIAIACPITGDWVAMTNHVWAFSVAEMKKNLGFDHLEIINDFTAVSMAIPMLKTDHLIQFGGGEPQPNKPIAVYGAGTGLGVAHLVHVDKRWVSLPGEGGHVDFAPNSEEEAIILEQLRAEVGHVSAERVLSGPGLVNLYRAIVKADGRLPDNLRPKDITERALDDSCTDCRRALSLFCVIMGRFGGNLALTLGTFGGVYIAGGIVPRFLDFFTSSGFRGGFEDKGRFKSYVQDIPVYLIVHDQPGLLGAGAHLRQTLGQIL; from the coding sequence ATGACCAAATATGCTTTGGTGGGAGACGTAGGCGGCACCAACGCACGCTTAGCGCTGTGCGACGTAGACAGCGGCGAGATACTCAAGGCGAAAACCTATTCCGGCCTTGATTATCCGAGCCTGGAAGCGGTGGTGCGGGTGTATCTGGAAGAGCATAACGTCACGGTGACGGATGGCTGTATCGCCATTGCGTGTCCGATTACCGGCGACTGGGTGGCGATGACCAACCACGTCTGGGCGTTTTCTGTCGCCGAAATGAAAAAGAATCTCGGCTTCGATCATCTGGAAATTATTAACGATTTCACCGCCGTTTCTATGGCGATCCCGATGCTCAAAACCGACCATCTGATCCAGTTTGGCGGCGGCGAGCCGCAGCCCAATAAACCGATCGCCGTTTATGGCGCGGGCACCGGGCTTGGAGTCGCGCACCTCGTGCATGTCGATAAGCGCTGGGTGAGCCTGCCGGGCGAGGGCGGTCACGTCGATTTCGCGCCGAACAGCGAAGAAGAGGCCATTATTCTTGAACAGCTGCGCGCCGAAGTCGGCCACGTCTCCGCCGAGCGCGTACTGTCAGGGCCGGGGCTTGTGAATCTCTACCGCGCCATTGTCAAAGCCGATGGCCGTCTGCCGGATAACCTGCGTCCGAAAGACATCACCGAACGCGCGCTGGATGACAGCTGCACCGACTGCCGTCGCGCGCTGTCGCTCTTCTGCGTCATCATGGGCCGTTTCGGCGGCAACCTGGCGCTAACGCTCGGCACTTTCGGCGGCGTCTATATCGCAGGCGGTATCGTGCCGCGCTTCCTGGATTTCTTCACTTCCAGCGGTTTCCGCGGCGGGTTTGAAGATAAAGGCCGCTTTAAATCTTACGTGCAGGATATTCCGGTCTATCTGATTGTTCACGACCAGCCTGGGCTGCTCGGCGCGGGCGCGCATCTGCGCCAGACGCTCGGACAGATCCTCTGA
- a CDS encoding LytR/AlgR family response regulator transcription factor: MKVIIVEDEVLAQQELNWLIKTHSQMDVVATFEDGLDVLKYLQQHDVDAIFLDINIPSLDGVLLAQNISKFARKPFIVFITAWKEHAVEAFELEAFDYILKPYQESRIIGMLQKLEAAFAQQSAPHAAAPAGRENATINLIKDERIIVTDINDIYYAEAHEKMTFVYTRKEAYVMPMNITEFCSRLPEAHFFRCHRSYCVNLNKIREIEPWFNNTYVLRLRDLDFQVPVSRSRVKAFRQLMRL; the protein is encoded by the coding sequence ATGAAAGTCATTATCGTTGAGGATGAAGTCCTCGCGCAGCAGGAGCTGAACTGGCTGATTAAAACGCACAGCCAGATGGACGTGGTCGCCACGTTCGAAGACGGGCTGGATGTGCTGAAATATCTGCAGCAGCACGATGTGGACGCCATTTTTCTCGATATTAATATTCCGTCTCTGGACGGCGTGCTGCTGGCGCAGAACATCAGTAAATTCGCCCGCAAACCGTTTATCGTGTTTATCACCGCCTGGAAAGAGCATGCGGTAGAGGCGTTCGAACTGGAAGCGTTCGACTACATTCTGAAACCGTATCAGGAGTCGCGCATTATCGGCATGCTGCAAAAGCTGGAAGCCGCTTTTGCGCAGCAGAGCGCGCCGCACGCCGCCGCTCCCGCCGGGCGCGAAAACGCGACCATTAATCTCATCAAGGATGAGCGGATTATCGTCACCGATATTAACGATATCTATTATGCCGAAGCGCACGAGAAGATGACGTTCGTCTATACGCGCAAAGAGGCGTATGTGATGCCGATGAATATCACCGAGTTTTGCAGCCGTCTGCCGGAGGCGCATTTCTTCCGCTGCCACCGCTCCTACTGCGTGAACCTCAATAAAATCCGCGAGATTGAGCCGTGGTTTAACAACACTTATGTGCTGCGCCTGCGCGATCTCGATTTTCAGGTGCCGGTGAGCCGCAGCCGGGTTAAAGCATTCCGCCAGCTGATGCGGCTGTGA